One window of Branchiostoma lanceolatum isolate klBraLanc5 chromosome 6, klBraLanc5.hap2, whole genome shotgun sequence genomic DNA carries:
- the LOC136436399 gene encoding sodium-dependent proline transporter-like isoform X2, whose amino-acid sequence MEVEMKEKGRPAEPEEPEREQWGAKMDFMLSMLGYCVGLGNVWRFPYLCYKNGGGAFLIPYLIMLTFAGLPLFFMELALGQYASLGPVTIWRCLPLFKGIGFAMCIISGLVCIYYNMIIAWSLYYMFASFTSMLPWRTCDNWWNTPNCVETSAVANATNKTDNYTRISPSEEYFHERVLKYSVDLGNNSTARGIEHTGTMSWELALVLLLAWIIVFACLCKGVKSSGKVVYFTATFPYIVLIILLIRGAILPGAREGIIFYIKPDFNRLRDSQVWYDAASQIFYSLGVAFGGILAMSSYNKFNNNCHRDAVLIALANCGTSVFAGFAIFSYIGYMAHELKMPVGKVVASGSGLAFIAYPEALTLMPISPLWSILFFFMLLTLGLDSQFVMLETIVTALSDEFPTLLRQHKTWVLLAICICLYLLGLTQCTQAGIFWLEMMNWYSAGFCLIVTALIMAIGISWVYGIKRFSADIKEMIGYEPNIYFKACWMVISPALMLFIFIFSLVQYSPVVYNGIAYPDWAVTLGLLMAFFSILMIPLVGIIVVAKNKGSFTERFKKAITPDEKWGPAIMSQEQKEWKSTEGIDNPATIYDPGTMENGTDQPPLYDPRSINRYPLYDPRSLQQDPIRNGGSINDTSYSSRL is encoded by the exons ATGGAGGTTGAGATGAAGGAGAAGGGCCGGCCCGCGGAGCCGGAGGAGCCGGAGAGGGAGCAGTGGGGGGCCAAGATGGACTTCATGTTGTCTATGTTGGGGTACTGCGTGGGACTCGGAAACGTCTGGAGGTTCCCCTACCTCTGCTACAAGAACGGTGGAG GCGCCTTCCTTATCCCCTATCTCATCATGTTGACGTTTGCTGGACTGCCGCTGTTCTTTATGGAGCTGGCCCTGGGACAGTACGCTAGTCTGGGCCCGGTCACCATCTGGAGATGCCTGCCTCTGTTCAAGG GTATCGGTTTTGCCATGTGCATCATTTCCGGCTTGGTGTGCATCTACTACAACATGATCATCGCCTGGTCCCTGTACTACATGTTCGCCTCCTTCACCAGTATGCTGCCATGGCGCACCTGTGATAACTGGTGGAACACCCCCAACTGTGTGGAGACCTCTGCTGTGGCCAACGCGACCAACAAGACAGACAATTACACCAGGATTAGTCCAAGCGAGGAGTACTTCCA TGAGCGGGTTCTGAAGTACTCCGTGGACTTGGGCAACAACTCCACGGCCAGGGGGATCGAGCACACCGGCACCATGAGCTGGGAGCTGGCGCTTGTCCTGCTGCTCGCCTGGATCATCGTGTTCGCCTGTCTGTGCAAGGGAGTCAAGTCCTCGGGGAAG gtgGTGTACTTCACGGCCACGTTCCCGTACATCGTGCTGATCATCCTCCTCATCCGCGGAGCGATATTACCCGGCGCCAGAGAAGGGATAATTTTCTACATCAAGCCGGATTTCAATCGGCTTAGGGATTCGCAG GTCTGGTACGATGCGGCGTCCCAGATCTTTTACTCCCTGGGAGTGGCCTTCGGAGGAATCTTGGCCATGTCCAGCTACAACAAGTTCAATAACAACTGTCACAG GGATGCTGTGCTCATCGCTCTTGCCAACTGCGGAACCAGTGTGTTTGCCGGCTTCGCCATTTTCTCCTACATCGGGTATATGGCCCACGAGCTGAAGATGCCGGTCGGGAAGGTGGTGGCCAGCG GATCTGGTCTGGCCTTCATCGCGTACCCTGAAGCCTTGACCCTTATGCCGATATCACCGCTGTGGTCAATCCTGTTCTTCTTCATGCTTCTGACCCTTGGGCTGGACAGTCAG TTCGTGATGTTGGAGACCATCGTGACCGCCTTGTCCGACGAGTTCCCGACTCTGCTGCGACAGCACAAGACCTGGGTGCTGCTGGCAATCTGCATCTGTCTGTACCTCCTCGGACTCACCCAGTGCACCCAG GCTGGCATCTTCTGGCTGGAGATGATGAACTGGTACAGTGCCGGATTCTGCCTCATCGTCACTGCGCTCATCATGGCCATTGGAATCTCCTGGGTCTACG GAATCAAGCGCTTCAGCGCAGACATCAAGGAAATGATCGGCTACGAGCCCAACATCTACTTCAAGGCCTGCTGGATGGTCATCTCCCCGGCTCTGATGTTG ttcatcttcatcttctcGCTGGTCCAGTACTCCCCTGTGGTGTACAATGGCATCGCGTACCCCGATTGGGCCGTGACCCTGGGTCTCCTCATGGCGTTCTTTTCCATCCTGATGATTCCTCTCGTCGGCATCATTGTGGTGGCTAAGAACAAGGGATCTTTCACCGAG CGTTTCAAGAAGGCCATCACTCCCGATGAGAAGTGGGGCCCGGCTATCATGAGCCAGGAGCAGAAGGAGTGGAAGAGCACCGAGGGCATCGACAACCCCGCCACCATCTACGACCCGGGCACCATGGAGAACGGCACCGACCAGCCCCCGCTGTACGACCCGCGGAGCATCAACCGCTACCCCCTGTACGATCCGCGGAGTCTGCAACAGGACCCCATCCGCAACGGCGGATCCATCAACGATACCTCCTACAGCTCTAGGCTGTAG
- the LOC136436399 gene encoding sodium-dependent proline transporter-like isoform X1 yields MYTYNPSHHSGDGLRSNGIPEKQPYVRSTHGPMTSTDRKVMEVEMKEKGRPAEPEEPEREQWGAKMDFMLSMLGYCVGLGNVWRFPYLCYKNGGGAFLIPYLIMLTFAGLPLFFMELALGQYASLGPVTIWRCLPLFKGIGFAMCIISGLVCIYYNMIIAWSLYYMFASFTSMLPWRTCDNWWNTPNCVETSAVANATNKTDNYTRISPSEEYFHERVLKYSVDLGNNSTARGIEHTGTMSWELALVLLLAWIIVFACLCKGVKSSGKVVYFTATFPYIVLIILLIRGAILPGAREGIIFYIKPDFNRLRDSQVWYDAASQIFYSLGVAFGGILAMSSYNKFNNNCHRDAVLIALANCGTSVFAGFAIFSYIGYMAHELKMPVGKVVASGSGLAFIAYPEALTLMPISPLWSILFFFMLLTLGLDSQFVMLETIVTALSDEFPTLLRQHKTWVLLAICICLYLLGLTQCTQAGIFWLEMMNWYSAGFCLIVTALIMAIGISWVYGIKRFSADIKEMIGYEPNIYFKACWMVISPALMLFIFIFSLVQYSPVVYNGIAYPDWAVTLGLLMAFFSILMIPLVGIIVVAKNKGSFTERFKKAITPDEKWGPAIMSQEQKEWKSTEGIDNPATIYDPGTMENGTDQPPLYDPRSINRYPLYDPRSLQQDPIRNGGSINDTSYSSRL; encoded by the exons GTGATGGAGGTTGAGATGAAGGAGAAGGGCCGGCCCGCGGAGCCGGAGGAGCCGGAGAGGGAGCAGTGGGGGGCCAAGATGGACTTCATGTTGTCTATGTTGGGGTACTGCGTGGGACTCGGAAACGTCTGGAGGTTCCCCTACCTCTGCTACAAGAACGGTGGAG GCGCCTTCCTTATCCCCTATCTCATCATGTTGACGTTTGCTGGACTGCCGCTGTTCTTTATGGAGCTGGCCCTGGGACAGTACGCTAGTCTGGGCCCGGTCACCATCTGGAGATGCCTGCCTCTGTTCAAGG GTATCGGTTTTGCCATGTGCATCATTTCCGGCTTGGTGTGCATCTACTACAACATGATCATCGCCTGGTCCCTGTACTACATGTTCGCCTCCTTCACCAGTATGCTGCCATGGCGCACCTGTGATAACTGGTGGAACACCCCCAACTGTGTGGAGACCTCTGCTGTGGCCAACGCGACCAACAAGACAGACAATTACACCAGGATTAGTCCAAGCGAGGAGTACTTCCA TGAGCGGGTTCTGAAGTACTCCGTGGACTTGGGCAACAACTCCACGGCCAGGGGGATCGAGCACACCGGCACCATGAGCTGGGAGCTGGCGCTTGTCCTGCTGCTCGCCTGGATCATCGTGTTCGCCTGTCTGTGCAAGGGAGTCAAGTCCTCGGGGAAG gtgGTGTACTTCACGGCCACGTTCCCGTACATCGTGCTGATCATCCTCCTCATCCGCGGAGCGATATTACCCGGCGCCAGAGAAGGGATAATTTTCTACATCAAGCCGGATTTCAATCGGCTTAGGGATTCGCAG GTCTGGTACGATGCGGCGTCCCAGATCTTTTACTCCCTGGGAGTGGCCTTCGGAGGAATCTTGGCCATGTCCAGCTACAACAAGTTCAATAACAACTGTCACAG GGATGCTGTGCTCATCGCTCTTGCCAACTGCGGAACCAGTGTGTTTGCCGGCTTCGCCATTTTCTCCTACATCGGGTATATGGCCCACGAGCTGAAGATGCCGGTCGGGAAGGTGGTGGCCAGCG GATCTGGTCTGGCCTTCATCGCGTACCCTGAAGCCTTGACCCTTATGCCGATATCACCGCTGTGGTCAATCCTGTTCTTCTTCATGCTTCTGACCCTTGGGCTGGACAGTCAG TTCGTGATGTTGGAGACCATCGTGACCGCCTTGTCCGACGAGTTCCCGACTCTGCTGCGACAGCACAAGACCTGGGTGCTGCTGGCAATCTGCATCTGTCTGTACCTCCTCGGACTCACCCAGTGCACCCAG GCTGGCATCTTCTGGCTGGAGATGATGAACTGGTACAGTGCCGGATTCTGCCTCATCGTCACTGCGCTCATCATGGCCATTGGAATCTCCTGGGTCTACG GAATCAAGCGCTTCAGCGCAGACATCAAGGAAATGATCGGCTACGAGCCCAACATCTACTTCAAGGCCTGCTGGATGGTCATCTCCCCGGCTCTGATGTTG ttcatcttcatcttctcGCTGGTCCAGTACTCCCCTGTGGTGTACAATGGCATCGCGTACCCCGATTGGGCCGTGACCCTGGGTCTCCTCATGGCGTTCTTTTCCATCCTGATGATTCCTCTCGTCGGCATCATTGTGGTGGCTAAGAACAAGGGATCTTTCACCGAG CGTTTCAAGAAGGCCATCACTCCCGATGAGAAGTGGGGCCCGGCTATCATGAGCCAGGAGCAGAAGGAGTGGAAGAGCACCGAGGGCATCGACAACCCCGCCACCATCTACGACCCGGGCACCATGGAGAACGGCACCGACCAGCCCCCGCTGTACGACCCGCGGAGCATCAACCGCTACCCCCTGTACGATCCGCGGAGTCTGCAACAGGACCCCATCCGCAACGGCGGATCCATCAACGATACCTCCTACAGCTCTAGGCTGTAG